A region from the Paenarthrobacter aurescens genome encodes:
- a CDS encoding mannose-1-phosphate guanylyltransferase produces the protein MNRFHAVIPAGGVGTRLWPLSRAAAPKFLHDLTGSGSTLLRATYDRLEPLAGERVLVVTGEAHRAAVCRQLPEIGDDELVLESEPKDSGAAIGLAAAILYRRDPDTIMGSFAADQVISPDNLFQETVREAIFTAATGKIVTIGIKPTHPSTGFGYIRSGAALNVDGAPNALAVAEFVEKPSQEVANKYVEAGDYVWNAGMFVAPVALMLRHLEANQPELFKGLEEIAEAWDTPQRAEVTARVWPTLPKIAIDYAVAEPAAEAGDVAVVPGTFRWDDVGDFAAIGRLNNAGDVDEVTVLGEGARVFAENASGVVVSDTKRVIALIGIKDVVIVDTPDALLVTTKEHAQLVKGTVDALKASGDTDVL, from the coding sequence ATGAACCGCTTCCATGCGGTTATTCCGGCGGGCGGTGTGGGGACCCGGTTGTGGCCACTCTCGCGTGCCGCTGCGCCCAAGTTCCTCCACGATCTGACCGGTTCCGGCAGCACGTTGTTGAGGGCTACCTATGACCGCCTGGAACCTCTGGCCGGTGAACGGGTCCTTGTTGTTACCGGCGAGGCACACCGCGCCGCCGTGTGCCGCCAGCTCCCCGAGATCGGGGATGACGAGCTGGTACTCGAGAGCGAGCCCAAGGACTCCGGTGCCGCAATCGGCCTGGCCGCCGCCATTCTCTACCGCCGCGATCCGGACACCATCATGGGTTCCTTCGCTGCGGACCAGGTCATCAGCCCGGACAACCTCTTCCAAGAGACCGTGCGCGAGGCCATCTTTACTGCCGCCACCGGCAAGATCGTCACCATTGGTATCAAGCCGACCCACCCCTCCACCGGATTCGGATACATCCGCTCCGGCGCGGCACTGAATGTGGACGGCGCCCCGAATGCTCTTGCTGTTGCGGAGTTTGTGGAGAAGCCCAGCCAGGAAGTGGCCAACAAGTACGTGGAGGCCGGGGACTACGTCTGGAATGCCGGCATGTTCGTGGCTCCCGTGGCGCTCATGCTCAGGCACCTGGAGGCCAACCAGCCGGAACTGTTCAAGGGGCTAGAGGAAATCGCCGAGGCCTGGGATACTCCGCAGCGCGCCGAGGTCACTGCCCGCGTGTGGCCCACGTTGCCGAAAATTGCCATTGACTACGCCGTGGCCGAGCCCGCAGCGGAAGCCGGGGACGTCGCCGTCGTGCCTGGCACCTTCCGCTGGGACGATGTTGGCGACTTCGCCGCGATCGGCCGCCTCAACAACGCAGGTGACGTTGATGAAGTCACAGTGCTTGGCGAAGGCGCACGGGTGTTCGCTGAGAACGCCAGCGGCGTGGTGGTTTCCGATACCAAGCGCGTGATCGCGCTGATCGGCATCAAGGACGTGGTCATTGTGGACACGCCGGACGCCCTCCTGGTCACCACCAAGGAGCACGCCCAACTGGTCAAGGGCACCGTTGATGCCCTCAAGGCCAGCGGCGACACGGACGTGCTGTAG
- a CDS encoding MarR family winged helix-turn-helix transcriptional regulator, with the protein MSDAPRLRHQVCFALYSASKAATAVYRPVLEDLGLTYPQYLVMLVLWEQEPRSVRELGAELGLDSGTLSPLLKRLEAMGLVERRRSAEDERRVDVVLTDAGTALSDRAQAVPQRLADAAGLTPEEIGQLHATLGKLTSALNSSL; encoded by the coding sequence ATGAGTGATGCACCCCGCCTCCGCCACCAGGTTTGCTTTGCGCTGTACTCGGCGTCCAAAGCAGCGACGGCGGTCTACCGCCCCGTTCTGGAGGACCTCGGACTGACGTACCCCCAGTACCTGGTGATGCTGGTGCTCTGGGAGCAGGAACCGCGCAGCGTCCGTGAACTCGGTGCCGAACTCGGCCTGGACTCCGGCACGCTGTCACCCCTGCTGAAGCGACTGGAAGCGATGGGGCTGGTGGAACGCCGCCGCTCGGCCGAGGACGAGCGCCGGGTGGACGTTGTCCTGACCGACGCCGGTACTGCCTTGAGCGACCGCGCCCAGGCTGTGCCACAGCGCCTCGCGGACGCCGCCGGGCTCACACCCGAGGAAATCGGGCAGCTACACGCCACCCTCGGCAAGCTCACCTCAGCCCTGAACAGCTCACTCTGA
- a CDS encoding NADP-dependent oxidoreductase: MSAVASETREIQLASRPVGRPAPENFRLATAQLPELAEGQLLVKNQFMSVDPYMRGRMNDVKSYSAPFRLDAALDGGAVGEVIASRSDAHKVGDVVVHQLGWREHSVVDAAATTPVPSGLAPTSAFLGALGMTGLTAYAGLLKVAEFKEGDVVFVSGAAGAVGSMVGQIAKAMGASKVIGSAGSPEKVARLLELGFDAAFNYNDAPVLDQLREAAGERGIDVYFDNVGGEHLEAALATLTVGGRVAMCGAIAQYNSTEPAVAPRNLAVAIGKQLTLRGFLVGGQRQHAAEFAQKMAGWLADGSVSYDETIVDGLENAPQAFIDLLDGANTGKMLVRL; this comes from the coding sequence ATGAGCGCCGTGGCAAGCGAGACCCGCGAAATCCAGTTGGCTTCACGCCCCGTTGGCCGCCCTGCTCCGGAGAACTTCCGACTGGCAACGGCGCAGCTTCCCGAGCTCGCCGAAGGCCAGCTCCTGGTGAAGAACCAGTTCATGTCCGTGGACCCCTACATGCGCGGCCGCATGAATGACGTCAAGTCCTACTCGGCGCCGTTCCGCCTGGATGCAGCGCTCGACGGCGGTGCGGTAGGTGAGGTGATTGCGTCCCGTTCGGACGCGCACAAGGTGGGTGACGTCGTCGTGCATCAACTGGGGTGGCGTGAGCACTCCGTAGTGGACGCAGCAGCAACCACGCCGGTTCCCTCAGGGCTGGCCCCCACCTCCGCGTTCCTTGGCGCGCTGGGCATGACCGGCCTGACCGCCTACGCCGGCCTGCTGAAAGTGGCTGAGTTCAAGGAAGGCGACGTGGTGTTCGTCTCCGGTGCCGCAGGTGCCGTGGGCTCCATGGTGGGCCAGATCGCCAAGGCCATGGGTGCCTCGAAGGTCATTGGCAGTGCGGGATCGCCGGAGAAGGTGGCCAGGCTTTTGGAACTCGGCTTTGACGCAGCTTTCAACTACAACGACGCCCCGGTGCTGGACCAGTTGCGGGAAGCGGCGGGGGAGCGCGGGATTGACGTGTACTTCGATAACGTCGGTGGCGAGCACCTCGAGGCAGCCCTGGCTACGCTGACCGTCGGTGGCCGCGTAGCCATGTGCGGTGCCATTGCCCAGTACAACTCCACCGAACCTGCAGTGGCGCCCCGGAACCTGGCCGTGGCAATCGGGAAGCAGCTGACCCTCCGCGGATTCCTGGTGGGCGGTCAGCGTCAGCACGCCGCTGAATTCGCGCAGAAGATGGCCGGTTGGCTGGCCGATGGCTCCGTCAGCTACGACGAAACAATCGTGGATGGCCTGGAGAACGCGCCGCAGGCTTTCATCGATCTGTTGGACGGCGCCAACACCGGAAAGATGCTGGTACGCCTCTAA
- a CDS encoding organic hydroperoxide resistance protein: MKTLYTAEALASGEGRDGNARTNDGKLDVALASPKELGGNGEGTNPEQLFAAGYAACFHSALRLVGRKERADLTDSAVAARIHIGPLTDSEGFGLAAELEIALPALDRETAEQLMHKAHQVCPYSNATRGNMAVDLKLVEFAA, from the coding sequence ATGAAGACTCTTTACACTGCCGAGGCCTTGGCATCCGGCGAAGGCCGCGACGGCAACGCCCGCACCAACGACGGCAAGCTGGATGTCGCACTCGCCAGCCCCAAAGAGTTGGGTGGCAACGGCGAAGGCACCAACCCGGAGCAGTTGTTCGCTGCCGGTTACGCCGCGTGCTTCCACTCTGCTTTGCGTCTGGTTGGCCGGAAGGAACGCGCTGACCTGACGGACTCGGCCGTCGCAGCCAGGATCCACATCGGCCCGCTGACAGACAGCGAAGGCTTCGGCCTCGCTGCTGAACTGGAAATCGCCCTGCCCGCGCTGGACCGTGAAACGGCCGAGCAGCTGATGCACAAAGCGCACCAGGTTTGCCCCTACTCCAACGCAACCCGCGGCAACATGGCCGTTGACTTGAAGCTCGTGGAGTTCGCAGCATGA
- the sdhC gene encoding succinate dehydrogenase, cytochrome b556 subunit, with protein MPTKPAGTLYRGREGMWSWVGHRITGVVIFFFLLVHVLDTSLVRVSPEAYTAVIGAYKNPLMALGETGLVAAIIFHAFNGLRVIAIDFWKKGAKYQRQLLWVVLALWLVTFAGFAIRHLSLALGGH; from the coding sequence GTGCCGACAAAACCAGCTGGCACCTTGTACCGCGGCCGTGAAGGCATGTGGTCCTGGGTTGGACACCGCATTACAGGTGTAGTGATCTTTTTCTTCTTGTTGGTCCATGTGCTGGACACCTCATTGGTGCGCGTGTCCCCTGAGGCCTACACCGCCGTCATTGGCGCCTACAAGAACCCCCTTATGGCCCTGGGTGAAACGGGCCTGGTCGCCGCGATCATTTTCCACGCCTTCAACGGCCTGCGTGTGATCGCCATCGATTTCTGGAAGAAGGGCGCGAAGTACCAGCGCCAGTTGCTGTGGGTTGTGCTTGCACTGTGGCTTGTCACGTTCGCAGGCTTCGCCATCCGCCACCTTTCCCTCGCGCTGGGAGGCCACTAA
- a CDS encoding amidohydrolase, producing MRNYTTETEPAPVVSPWVDELLPGLIEFRRDLHAHPELSFKEFRTTDMLVERLEAAGLKPRRLEETGLTVDVGEGPIATALRGDIDALPIIEETGLPFASKNHGVTHACGHDVHTTAMLGIALTLQRMHKNNPLGGTVRIIFQPAEETMPGGALSCIEQGVLEGVPRILALHCDPRINVGQIGTRIGAITSASDTIKIELSGRGGHTSRPHLTEDLVFALAQIAVNVPAVLSRRVDVRSGVSVVWGQISAGSAPNAIPGTGYMAGTMRCLDRDAWHSAGELLDDVVRQVAAPYGVDVHLEHTRGVPPVVNSEHETALIEASARAELGENAVVLTPQSMGGEDFAWFLADLPGAMMRLGTHTPGGEEYDLHRGDFIVDERALGYAIRVLTAAALRTIRDLEQ from the coding sequence GTGCGCAATTACACCACTGAAACCGAGCCCGCTCCCGTTGTGAGTCCTTGGGTTGATGAACTGCTCCCAGGACTCATCGAATTCCGTCGTGACCTCCATGCGCACCCGGAGTTGTCCTTCAAGGAATTCCGCACCACTGACATGCTGGTGGAGCGTCTGGAAGCAGCCGGACTGAAGCCGCGGCGGTTGGAGGAGACCGGGCTGACCGTAGACGTGGGCGAGGGGCCCATTGCCACAGCCCTTCGCGGGGACATTGACGCCTTGCCCATCATTGAGGAAACGGGCCTGCCGTTCGCCTCGAAGAACCACGGCGTCACCCATGCTTGCGGGCACGATGTCCACACCACGGCCATGCTCGGCATTGCTTTGACGCTGCAGCGGATGCACAAGAATAATCCGTTGGGCGGCACGGTGCGGATTATTTTCCAGCCTGCTGAGGAAACGATGCCCGGCGGTGCGTTGTCCTGCATTGAGCAGGGGGTGCTTGAGGGTGTGCCGCGTATCCTGGCGCTGCACTGTGACCCCCGGATTAATGTGGGCCAGATCGGTACCCGCATCGGTGCCATCACCTCGGCCTCGGACACCATCAAGATTGAACTCTCCGGCCGTGGGGGACACACGTCCCGGCCGCACCTGACCGAGGACCTGGTGTTCGCGCTGGCTCAAATCGCGGTCAATGTTCCGGCTGTCCTGTCCCGGCGGGTGGATGTCCGCAGCGGCGTCTCGGTGGTCTGGGGCCAGATTTCCGCAGGTTCTGCACCGAACGCCATCCCGGGCACCGGCTACATGGCCGGCACCATGCGTTGCCTGGATCGCGATGCCTGGCACAGTGCGGGGGAGCTGCTGGACGATGTGGTGCGGCAGGTTGCCGCGCCGTACGGCGTGGACGTCCACCTGGAACACACCCGCGGCGTGCCGCCTGTAGTGAACTCCGAGCATGAGACGGCCCTGATCGAGGCCTCTGCCCGTGCGGAGTTGGGTGAGAATGCAGTGGTCCTCACCCCGCAGTCCATGGGTGGGGAGGATTTCGCCTGGTTCCTTGCCGATCTCCCCGGAGCCATGATGCGCTTGGGAACGCACACGCCGGGGGGCGAAGAGTACGACCTCCACCGCGGCGATTTCATTGTTGACGAGCGTGCCCTTGGCTACGCCATCCGCGTCCTGACCGCAGCTGCCCTGCGTACCATCCGCGACCTCGAGCAGTAA